GGATTCGCTTTCAGGCGCACCGACGCGCTCTCGCTGGACAACACACGCAGCGAGGGCCCGCACGCAGGCAGCAACGGAAGCGCGAGAAACGCCAAGAGCGTGTCGATGCGCCCCAGGCGGTGCCTCCCGCTGGGTCGTATTGAAGAACCTTGCACGGGTGGGGCTTCGCAAGCGGAGTGCCAAGCTCCAAGCGCACATCGGTTCAGAGACCGGTGTTCGCCGGGTGTCTGAACGCCGCCCCGTCAAGCAGCATTCAGAGCACGTCGAACGGGTAGCCGTTATCTTCGTAGGCGCGCGAGGCGATCAGCTTGCGTAGCTCGTCGTCGTTGTTGTCGAGCTTGTTCAGGTTTCCGCGGATGCGCAGGATGGCGGCCCGAGAGAACATGCTGGTCATGTCGAGCTCGCGGCGCGCTCCTTCTTCGCCGCGCTGCTGTATCGCACGTGAAGTACGCGCGATACAGGCGGCCAGGGCGTAGAGATCGATCGCAGCGTTCGCGATGCGTAGCTGTACGTACTGCATCTCGGCAATCTCGGTGCCGTGCTCGGTCAGCGCACGATCCACTGCCTGCTGGAAAGCGTCCGTAGCCTCTTCGAAAGCGACGGCCTCACGCCCGAGCAGCGGATGAGCACGGGAGAGGCGCTCCCGACGAAACGTCTCCTTCACTTTCCGCACGGCAAAGTCTCGCAGCAACCCGAAGCCTTTCACGGGTTCGCGCATCGCACCCACGACTTCGCTACGCTTCTTACCTGGTCCGTGCATCCCGCTGAGGGCAATGAAGCAGCGAAGGATCTCATTGGTGCCATCGATCACGAAAGAACCGCGGGCGTCGCGGAGGTAGCGTTCGAAGGCGTGCGGCCGCACATAGGCGCTGCCGCCCGCGAGGGACACCGCGTCTCCCACTACGCGCCACAACGCCTCGCTTCCGGCGACACGGCACATGCTGCTCTCGAGGCTGTAGTCCTCGATGTGTTGATCCACGAGGCCAGCCGTCAGGTGCACCATCGACTCGATCGCGAAGGTGTCGCTGAGCATCCGCGCGATCTTGTCTTTGATGATGGAGAACTCCCCAATGCTGCGCCCGAAGCTGTAACGTTCCTGGACCCAGCGCACACTCTCCCCCACCACCTTGCGACACATGCCAAGGAAGACGCCGCTCAACGGTACCCGCGCGGCGCTGAGCACCTCCATCGCGATCGCGTGACCCTTGCCCGGTTCCCCGAGGATTGCCCCTTGGTCCAGGGCCACGTCGGCTAGCCGCAAGTCGCACATGCCCGCGCCACGCAGCCCAAGCTTGTCGTGGTCATCGCCGGTGGCCACGCCAGGCCCGCGCTCGACCACCACGGCGGTCATATTTGGTTTGTTGCCGGTGTGCGGCGCGCTAGTGCGCGCGAACACCACGAAAATGTCAGCGAGGTTGCCGCCAGTGACCCAGCGCTTCTCCCCGCTGAGGCTGTATCCGTCACCCTTCGCGCTGAGCAGCGTGCGCATCGCGCTCGCGTCGCTCCCGGAGCCTTCCTCCGCGAGCGCGAAGGCGCCCAAGCGTTCCCCGCTCGCGAGCTTCGGCAGGTAACGCTGCTTGAGCTCTGGACTGCCGAACTGCTGAATCGTTCGTGCCGCCAGTGACTCGCTGGCGAACACGCTGAGCGCCACGGAGGGATCTGCAGCGCCTAGCTCCTCGAGCACGCGGGTGTAACCCATGCACGTGAGCCCCATGCCGCCGTGACTCACCGGAAGCCCGGTGCCGAAGAGGCCTAGCTCCTTCAGGCTCACCAGCAGCTCCGGGCTGAGCTGAGCGTCGCGATCGATGCGCTCCGAATCGATCTCCGAGTCCGCAAGTCGGCTGATGACGTGCACCAACGTCTGGACCCGCTCGCGCTCGGGATCCGCGAGGAGAGGATAGGGAAAGATGAGATCTTCGGCGATCACGCCGAAGAACAACGCCTTCGAGAAGCTTCCTTCAATCATGTTCAAGCGACGTCATCGTCTCGCACGCGGCGCACCGCGGATGACGCGGTGCGAGCGAGCTCGTTCAGGCTCTCGTTCTCAGCTTCCGCCTCTTCGGATCCCGGAGGCAATGACGGGGGCATGGTGCTCGAGCCGTGGATCTGAATTTCAGGCGCCGAAGGTCGGTTCATCGCGCTCGAAGGGACCCCGAACTCCTCAGCGCGCTTGGCCTGCCATTGATACTTGATGCGGTGGTGATTCATGTTCACCAGCGTGTCCGTCATGCGGTTGATGATGATGCGCATGTCCATCAGCTCGAGTCCCGACTCATCGAGCTGCCCCGAAGCCAACTTGGTGAACACGATGCGCTGGATCATCGCCTCGAAGGTGTCCCGGTTCGGCGTCTCGACGGTGCGGGAGGCGGCCTCGATGGAGTCCACCACCATCAAGATCGCTGTCTCCTTGGTCTGCGGCTTCATCCCCGGATAGCGGAAAGCTGACTCATCAAGCTCCTTGGGGTTGCCCTGCTGCAGGCACTTGTTCCAGAAGTACTCGACCAGCTGCGTCCCGTGGTGGGTGTACGCGAATTCCACGACGGGCTCCGGCAGCCCGCCTTCCCGCATCAGCTTCGTGCCCACCACGACGTGGGCCATGATCGCGTCCGCGCTGACTTCCGGATCGAGTTCATCGTGGGGTGACTGCTCGTCGGGACCGAGGTTCTCCACGAAGTAGCTGCGCTGAATCGTCTTGCCGATGTCGTGGTAGTAGGCGCCGACGCGAGTCAGGAGCGCGTCGGCCCCGATGGCACTCGCGGCTTGCTCGGCCAAATTCGCCATCGCCCGCGAGTGCTCCCAGGTGCCAGGCGCTTCGGTGGCCAGGCGGGTCAAGAGCGGCTGCTCCAAGTCAGTGAGATCCAGCAAGCGCTCGCGCGGAACCTGACCCAGGACACGCGCGACGAAGCTGCGGAGCAGGGCCGCAATGGCGCCACTCACCACACCACCACCTACGCAGGCGAGCAGATCGGAACTCGCAAGTCGCTTCAGATCCGCGAGAAAATCGAAGGATCCCTCGACAGTGTAGCTGATGGCGACGTAGACGAGGGCAGCGCAAAGTCCGCCCAAAAGGCCGCTGAAGACCATGTGCCGCGGGTGCTTGCGATCCAGATAGAGCAGGGTCGCCGCCATCCCGCGGGTCAATAGGACGCTCAACAGGATCAAATCGAGCTGCATCAGCGACGCGACGATGAACGAGGAGATCATCGTCACGAGGAAAGCCGTCCGCCGATCGAACGCGGTCGCAACCCAGAGAGGCAACGCGCTCACCGGCAACCACAGCTCGGGCAGCGAAGTGAACAACAATCCCAGCTTGCTGAAGAACAGCAGCACGCCGAGGACAATGAAGAGCCCCACTTGGGTGCGCAGGAGCTTCAGGCGGTTTTGACCAAACTTCCTAAGGTACGCCGTCAGCGCCAGCGCAAGGGAGAAGAAGATCGCAAACACGCCGAGGAGCCGCTGGGTGCTCGGTGGGCGCGCGCGCTGTTCCTGCGCGTAGGCGACGCGGTGCGCACTGATGTGCGGCTGCAGCACGACACCCCGAGCGACCAAGACGTCTTCATGCACGTAGTGCAACTCCGCTCGGCCGGTCTGCGCATCCCGCTCGATTCGCGGCCCGTACGGCAATCTCAACGTTGTGTGCGCCGGTTCTCCGAAGTGAGGCGTCCAACTAGAGATGAAGCGGTCCCCGGAGTGGACCAGCGTCCACAACACCGCACTCACGAGGCTGATAATCAGGGCAGAACCAAGCCCTGCGCGTATCCGTGTGCGCAGCATCCCTACACCGTTCGTCCGCGCGCAAGCCCGCCGCGTGTGCGATGGCGGGCAGCGACGTTGGCCCCGGGCGGCGGAGAATCGTCACCGCTGGGCATGGAGTGCTGGAGCTGGCTCATCCGGTGTGCTGGGCACGTTAGCACTTCGCCCGAAATCGCTACAGGCATCGCGCGCAGGTCAGCCACCGCGGGGCGCCTCGCGAAGCGGACCACCAGGTCAGACCCAGCTGGACTTGCATAAGCCGCAAGCCTTGCTCAACCCGTTCGCCACCGCGCAAATCCGCCCGCTCGGTGGACTCGAAGGACAGAGCGAGTGGAGCTTGCAGAGGCCGGCCCCGCTTGCTACCCGAAAGTTTGTGGGAGGCTTGAGCACATCGCTCGGATCCAAGCTGCTGGCCGTGCGTCGCACGGGCAGCGCCGCGGTGATGGGTGTGCTCAACGTCACGCCCGACTCCTTCTCCGACGGCGGCGACTTCCTCGAGCCGGGTGCTGCGCGAGCCCGCGTCGACGCGTTGCTGAATGATGGCGCCGACATCGTAGACATCGGCGGCGAGTCTTCCCGCCCCGGTGCCCCAAGTATTCCCGCTCGGGAACAGATCGAGCGCATCGAGCCGGCGCTGCGCTACGCAGTCGAGCGGAAGGCCCTGGTCAGCATCGACACCACGCTTCCGGAGGTGGCAGAGCACTGCCTCAACGCGGGCGCCACCCTGATCAACGACGTATCTTGCCTCGCGGAACCGGACCTTGCGGCGGTGGTCGCGAAGGCGAGCGGTGACCTGTTGATCATGCACGCACGCGGACCGATGAGCCGCATGCCCGGATTCAGCGAGTGGCCCGACGACGCCTACGCGGACGTGGTGGCGGAGGTTGCGAAGGAGTGGAGTGCGGCACGCGACCGAGCGGTCGCGCGAGGTCTGCCCCGAGAGCGCATCTTCTTCGATCCTGGGCTCGGCTTCGCAAAGAACGCTCGCCACTCCTTCGAAGTGCTACGCCGCCTGCGAGAGTTCCGCAGCTTGGAGGTGCCGATCTTCGTAGGTCCTGGGCGCAAGTCGTTCATCGCCTCCGTGGACCCGGCGCCACCGAGCGGGCGCCTGGGCGGCACCATCGCCGCCTGCATCATTTCCGCGCAGAAAGGCGCGCACGCGCTGAGGGTGCACGACGTTCGTGAAGTCCGCCAGGCCCTGGCTGTGCTCGGTGCGAGTGAGGACAACGAGGTGGGCCATGCTTGAGCGCCTCGTTGCCTACTTCACGGATCGCACTTGGGTGCAGCTCGGTCGAGACTTCCTGGATGTCAGCATCGTCTACTACCTGTTCTATCGCGCGCTCCTCGTCGTACGCGGCACTCGCGCCATCCAGGTCGGGTTCGGCTTAGGCGCCGTGCTCCTGCTGTACGTCGTCGCCCAGCGACTGCAGCTCGAGACCGTGATCAACATCCTGGGCGCGTTGATCTCCAGCATGATCTTGCTGGTCGTGGTGGTGTTCCAGAACGACATCCGCCGGGGATTGATGCGCCTCGGGCGGGGCGCCACCTGGACTGGCACGCGCAACGCCGAGACGCGGGTCATCGACGACGTCGTTGAGGCCGCCACGGAGCTCGCGCGGCATCGCATGGGTGCAATCATCTGCTTCGAGAAGGACGCGAACCTCGACGAGTTCGTCGAGCAAAGCCACAAGGGCATCGACCTGGACGCCCAGGTCTCCCGCGAACTCTTGGTGAGCTTGTTCATTCCCGAGGGAACCAACAAGCTCCACGACGGTGCGATCATCATTCGCAACCTGCGCATCGCCAAGGCCGGCGTGTTCTTTCCGATGGGTGGGACGAAGACCATCGAGACCAAGTTCGGTTCACGCCACCGCGCTGCGATCTCGATCACCGAGGAAACGGACGCCGTGATCGTCGTGGTGAGCGAGGAGCGTGGCACCATCAGCTTCTGCTTCAACGGCAACATCGTGTCTCCGATCTCCGCCGGAGACCTGCGCAGCATGCTCGAGGCCGAGGTCGGCCCGAAGAAGAAGCCCGCCAAGAAGGCAGCCCAACGCGCTTCGGCGACGCCACCCGTGAGCAAGTTGCCGGCCAGCAAGGCGCAAGCCCCTGCGGACCGAAGCTCGCGCATCAGCGTGCCTCCTCCGAGGCCGACCGTTGCTCCCGAGGATCGTCCGAGTCGGCCAGAGGATCGCAAGACCGCCACCAGCGTGGAGGACGCCGGTCCGGTGAGCATTCGCTTCTCGGGCACGCCCGACAGCGAGCGGCGTCCAACTCAACCTTCGGAGGACACGCCGAAGCCGCTTCGCATGCGCCCTCAACCCAAAGAAACCACGGAACCCGAGACAGGCGATCGCCCAAGTCTCGATCCGACTCCCCTCGACCCGACTCCCCTCGCCCCGGCGAGCACACCGAAGCCACTGCGCGGTGACAGTAACGACGGTTCGCCAAGCGACCCCGGAGAAGGTGCGTGATGGCCGCGTTCTGGGCGTGGATTGGCAACGCCTTCACCGAGAACATCGGCCTCAAGCTGCTGGCTTTCACCTTCGCGTTGGGGCTCTTCGCCTACCAGCACAGCCGTGAAGATCAGCAGCAGCGTACCGTCCCGGTGGGTGTGGTGCTGCGTCTCCCCCCGGAAAGCGAAAAGCGTGAGCTGATGACGCCGACGCCAGCCAACGTCCACGTGACGTTGCGTGGCTCCACCCGAGCCATCGATCGCCTGATCGCCACTGGCATCGCTCCCGTCGAGCTAGACCTTCGAGACGCGCACACGGAGCGCATCAACTTCGAGCCCGATATGTTCTCGCTGCCGATGGACGTGGAAGTGACCATCGTCGATCCGCCGAGCATCGAGCTCGAGTGGCAGGACGTCGTCACCCGACAAATCCCGGTGCAGGCATCGATCACAGGCAAAGCCGCAGAGGGCTACGTGGTGAAGGGCGATCTCAAGGTCGATCCCACACACGTCACCGTGGAGGGCCCTGTCAGCCTGGTGGAAGTGATGCAGTTCGCGCGTCTGTCCGCGTTCGATGTGTCGGGTCTCACGGAGGGCGTTTACCGTCGGCGCATCGCCATCGACGATCCGCCACCGCGGGTACGCTACGCGGATCCGAAGACACCTCGCCCCGCGGTCACGGTCACCATCGCTCGCCGGGTGAGTGAGCAGCCTTTCCCCAATCGCCCCGTGGAAGTCATCGGCGTCACTACGGGTAAGACCAGCCCCCGCACGGTGGACGTCACCGTGATCGGCCCGCCCGAGGTCATTCGCTCGCTGCGCCCCGAACAGGTCGTGCCCCGCGTCGACTTGACCAAGGCGGTGGACATCGACCTCGACGAGCAAAAGCACGGCTCCGCAACCCTCACCGTCGAGGTGGAGATCGCTGATGCCGAGGTCAAGATCCAGCCGCCCAAAGTCAACGTGCGCTGGTAGCCTGTTCACACCTACCGGGTGCGAATTGGGCGGACTCGATCGCGGTGTGATGTGGCCACGTGCGATGTCGTGGTTGTGCCAGTTTGCGCCCCCCAATGAACGCTCCGGTGCGCCATTATCCTGGGCAATCTCCGTGATTTTTGGGGGGTGAGGGATGGCACGCCGCGTGTATCCGTACGGGATATGCACAGGCTTACGCGCGCGCTCCTGCTCCCCTTGGCTCTCGCTTTCGCCGCCTGCGGC
This Polyangiaceae bacterium DNA region includes the following protein-coding sequences:
- a CDS encoding acyl-CoA dehydrogenase family protein codes for the protein MIEGSFSKALFFGVIAEDLIFPYPLLADPERERVQTLVHVISRLADSEIDSERIDRDAQLSPELLVSLKELGLFGTGLPVSHGGMGLTCMGYTRVLEELGAADPSVALSVFASESLAARTIQQFGSPELKQRYLPKLASGERLGAFALAEEGSGSDASAMRTLLSAKGDGYSLSGEKRWVTGGNLADIFVVFARTSAPHTGNKPNMTAVVVERGPGVATGDDHDKLGLRGAGMCDLRLADVALDQGAILGEPGKGHAIAMEVLSAARVPLSGVFLGMCRKVVGESVRWVQERYSFGRSIGEFSIIKDKIARMLSDTFAIESMVHLTAGLVDQHIEDYSLESSMCRVAGSEALWRVVGDAVSLAGGSAYVRPHAFERYLRDARGSFVIDGTNEILRCFIALSGMHGPGKKRSEVVGAMREPVKGFGLLRDFAVRKVKETFRRERLSRAHPLLGREAVAFEEATDAFQQAVDRALTEHGTEIAEMQYVQLRIANAAIDLYALAACIARTSRAIQQRGEEGARRELDMTSMFSRAAILRIRGNLNKLDNNDDELRKLIASRAYEDNGYPFDVL
- a CDS encoding HDIG domain-containing protein, which gives rise to MLRTRIRAGLGSALIISLVSAVLWTLVHSGDRFISSWTPHFGEPAHTTLRLPYGPRIERDAQTGRAELHYVHEDVLVARGVVLQPHISAHRVAYAQEQRARPPSTQRLLGVFAIFFSLALALTAYLRKFGQNRLKLLRTQVGLFIVLGVLLFFSKLGLLFTSLPELWLPVSALPLWVATAFDRRTAFLVTMISSFIVASLMQLDLILLSVLLTRGMAATLLYLDRKHPRHMVFSGLLGGLCAALVYVAISYTVEGSFDFLADLKRLASSDLLACVGGGVVSGAIAALLRSFVARVLGQVPRERLLDLTDLEQPLLTRLATEAPGTWEHSRAMANLAEQAASAIGADALLTRVGAYYHDIGKTIQRSYFVENLGPDEQSPHDELDPEVSADAIMAHVVVGTKLMREGGLPEPVVEFAYTHHGTQLVEYFWNKCLQQGNPKELDESAFRYPGMKPQTKETAILMVVDSIEAASRTVETPNRDTFEAMIQRIVFTKLASGQLDESGLELMDMRIIINRMTDTLVNMNHHRIKYQWQAKRAEEFGVPSSAMNRPSAPEIQIHGSSTMPPSLPPGSEEAEAENESLNELARTASSAVRRVRDDDVA
- the folP gene encoding dihydropteroate synthase, with amino-acid sequence MSTSLGSKLLAVRRTGSAAVMGVLNVTPDSFSDGGDFLEPGAARARVDALLNDGADIVDIGGESSRPGAPSIPAREQIERIEPALRYAVERKALVSIDTTLPEVAEHCLNAGATLINDVSCLAEPDLAAVVAKASGDLLIMHARGPMSRMPGFSEWPDDAYADVVAEVAKEWSAARDRAVARGLPRERIFFDPGLGFAKNARHSFEVLRRLREFRSLEVPIFVGPGRKSFIASVDPAPPSGRLGGTIAACIISAQKGAHALRVHDVREVRQALAVLGASEDNEVGHA
- a CDS encoding TIGR00159 family protein yields the protein MLERLVAYFTDRTWVQLGRDFLDVSIVYYLFYRALLVVRGTRAIQVGFGLGAVLLLYVVAQRLQLETVINILGALISSMILLVVVVFQNDIRRGLMRLGRGATWTGTRNAETRVIDDVVEAATELARHRMGAIICFEKDANLDEFVEQSHKGIDLDAQVSRELLVSLFIPEGTNKLHDGAIIIRNLRIAKAGVFFPMGGTKTIETKFGSRHRAAISITEETDAVIVVVSEERGTISFCFNGNIVSPISAGDLRSMLEAEVGPKKKPAKKAAQRASATPPVSKLPASKAQAPADRSSRISVPPPRPTVAPEDRPSRPEDRKTATSVEDAGPVSIRFSGTPDSERRPTQPSEDTPKPLRMRPQPKETTEPETGDRPSLDPTPLDPTPLAPASTPKPLRGDSNDGSPSDPGEGA
- a CDS encoding YbbR-like domain-containing protein; this translates as MAAFWAWIGNAFTENIGLKLLAFTFALGLFAYQHSREDQQQRTVPVGVVLRLPPESEKRELMTPTPANVHVTLRGSTRAIDRLIATGIAPVELDLRDAHTERINFEPDMFSLPMDVEVTIVDPPSIELEWQDVVTRQIPVQASITGKAAEGYVVKGDLKVDPTHVTVEGPVSLVEVMQFARLSAFDVSGLTEGVYRRRIAIDDPPPRVRYADPKTPRPAVTVTIARRVSEQPFPNRPVEVIGVTTGKTSPRTVDVTVIGPPEVIRSLRPEQVVPRVDLTKAVDIDLDEQKHGSATLTVEVEIADAEVKIQPPKVNVRW